The following proteins are encoded in a genomic region of Candidatus Paracaedibacteraceae bacterium:
- the fabI gene encoding enoyl-ACP reductase FabI: MTKTGLMSGKRGVVMGVANDHSLAWGISQALAAHGAELAFTYQGEALLKRVMPLAQELGSDFMVECDVSKDGDIATAFETINKKWGKIDFVVHAIAFADKNELKGNYRDTSRNNFLNSMNISCYSFTETCKEASKYMSEGGSIVTLTYYGAEKVVPHYNVMGVAKAALEASVRYLAVDLGADGIRVNAISAGPVKTLAAAGIGDFRYILKWNQFNSPLKRNTSLDDVGGAGVYLLSDLASGVTGEVHYVDSGYNVIGMKAIDAPDITLD, translated from the coding sequence ATGACAAAAACAGGCTTAATGTCAGGTAAGCGCGGCGTTGTTATGGGCGTTGCAAACGATCATTCTTTGGCTTGGGGAATATCACAAGCTCTTGCTGCACACGGTGCAGAGCTTGCCTTTACCTATCAAGGTGAAGCTCTATTAAAACGTGTTATGCCTCTTGCTCAGGAATTAGGCTCTGATTTTATGGTAGAATGCGATGTTTCTAAAGATGGTGACATTGCCACAGCCTTTGAAACAATTAACAAAAAATGGGGAAAAATTGACTTTGTGGTTCATGCCATTGCTTTTGCTGATAAAAATGAACTCAAAGGTAACTACCGCGATACCAGCCGCAATAACTTTTTAAATTCTATGAACATTTCTTGCTACTCTTTCACAGAAACCTGTAAGGAAGCATCAAAATACATGTCTGAAGGCGGGTCGATTGTTACCCTAACCTATTACGGAGCAGAAAAAGTTGTTCCTCATTATAATGTTATGGGTGTGGCAAAAGCAGCTTTAGAAGCCAGTGTTCGCTACCTTGCGGTTGACCTTGGGGCTGATGGTATCCGTGTTAATGCAATTTCAGCAGGTCCGGTCAAAACCTTAGCTGCAGCCGGCATTGGCGACTTCCGTTACATCCTAAAATGGAACCAATTTAACTCCCCGCTTAAACGCAATACATCTTTGGATGATGTTGGTGGTGCCGGGGTCTATCTCCTCAGTGACTTAGCTTCTGGCGTAACAGGTGAAGTTCATTATGTCGACAGTGGATACAATGTTATTGGCATGAAGGCAATTGATGCTCCGGATATTACGCTAGATTAA
- the aroC gene encoding chorismate synthase: MSGNSIGHLVKLTSWGESHGTAIGGVLDGLPPNIPLDINKIQHALDLRRPGADKILTSPRNESDQIQILSGLFEGKTLGTPLSFIIQNTDHRSTDYDPYKNLYRPGHADYTYHKKYGHVDYRGGGRASARETAVRVAAGDIAKQILSHFLPDYTCRAAVTQVGDEKLTTPWDGKPYLANKLFCPHPHLISKWTDYLTSIKEQGRSVGALIELHAQGIPAGLGEPVYDKLDADIAKALMSINAAKAVEIGDGFSTVTANTGFDEMTAKNHFTSNRAGGILGGISSGQPIVCRAAFKPTSSTQQPRQTIDKNGNNHTISITGRHDPCVGIRAVPIVEAMIHLTLLDHLLRWHGQCGGTNYAKENS; encoded by the coding sequence ATGTCAGGCAATAGTATTGGCCATCTTGTGAAACTGACCAGCTGGGGCGAAAGCCATGGAACAGCGATTGGTGGTGTCTTAGATGGCCTCCCTCCGAACATTCCTCTTGATATAAATAAAATTCAACACGCCCTAGATTTACGTCGTCCAGGCGCAGACAAAATTTTGACCTCACCACGCAATGAATCAGATCAGATACAAATTCTCTCTGGCCTATTCGAAGGCAAAACACTAGGCACCCCCCTATCCTTTATTATCCAAAATACAGATCACCGATCGACAGACTATGATCCGTATAAAAACCTGTACCGTCCAGGACATGCTGATTACACCTACCACAAAAAATATGGTCATGTTGATTATCGTGGTGGCGGAAGAGCATCAGCCCGAGAAACCGCAGTTAGAGTTGCTGCGGGCGATATTGCCAAACAAATTTTATCCCATTTTCTTCCTGATTATACGTGCCGAGCTGCGGTGACCCAAGTCGGCGATGAAAAACTGACAACGCCGTGGGATGGTAAGCCCTATCTCGCAAACAAATTATTTTGCCCGCACCCCCATTTAATTTCCAAATGGACAGATTATCTAACCTCAATAAAAGAACAAGGGCGATCCGTTGGCGCCCTTATTGAACTTCATGCCCAAGGCATCCCGGCAGGTCTAGGTGAGCCTGTATACGATAAACTCGACGCCGATATCGCTAAGGCACTTATGAGCATTAATGCAGCAAAAGCAGTCGAGATCGGCGATGGGTTTAGCACTGTCACAGCAAACACTGGCTTTGATGAAATGACAGCTAAGAACCATTTTACAAGCAATCGTGCAGGCGGCATTCTTGGTGGTATTTCATCGGGACAGCCAATTGTTTGTCGCGCAGCATTTAAACCAACCAGTTCAACGCAGCAACCACGCCAAACAATTGATAAAAATGGAAATAATCATACCATATCAATCACCGGACGTCATGATCCTTGCGTTGGAATTAGGGCTGTTCCGATTGTTGAGGCTATGATACATTTAACGTTGCTCGATCATTTATTACGTTGGCATGGCCAATGCGGAGGAACAAACTATGCTAAAGAAAATTCGTAA
- the sppA gene encoding signal peptide peptidase SppA, with protein sequence MLKKIRKFFGSLFAIIGFLVITGVIIGYFKFTSTLQGDPESDPMSDNVVLQLDVGGLKMVDFNLPSSLLAQLEKYRQQSLIELIDLITEVTQDSRVKAINLTLSGTNFSTAQAEELRSALAKFKESGKKIYTFAYGFGDGSNGTAAYYLASISDKIFMQPHGTVSILGASLESYFLKDLLDDFNITVQAARRENYKGVIDQMTRADFTPEVKENLSHLVQSVVETVQKSTASSRKIELTTFVSLMNTAPHGDQSAVKEKLLDELIYRDQIREKIGAEIEGKPSFVTAKGYSSNMKRPIAKNKIGVIFLDSDVTTSGVTALNMNDPYSPDALDKAFEFATKEDGVKVVLFRVNTPGGAVSGAETIYRAVKRTIDKGIPVIISMGTVAASAGYYMSAPATKIFANKTTITGSIGVAMAKPSIDKATAMYGITWDRVTVGDNAGMWSMTKEFNENELKFIDENIDQFYHHFVSTVADGRKMPVDKALSIAGGRVWSGLDAKQNGLVDEIGGFFEAFEEAKKIADVKEGEDPNVVIFNKVNPGIPLLFSLLGDEVKFQLNTLFLKHLQTGLQAKLNYKIQ encoded by the coding sequence ATGCTAAAGAAAATTCGTAAATTTTTTGGATCCCTTTTTGCTATTATCGGCTTTTTAGTTATTACCGGAGTCATCATCGGTTATTTCAAATTCACCTCCACCCTACAAGGAGACCCGGAATCAGATCCCATGTCAGATAATGTTGTTTTGCAACTTGATGTTGGCGGTTTGAAAATGGTTGACTTCAATCTTCCATCAAGTTTGCTTGCTCAGCTTGAAAAATATCGTCAGCAATCCTTGATTGAACTTATTGACTTGATTACCGAGGTAACTCAAGACAGCCGCGTCAAAGCAATTAACCTAACCCTATCCGGCACTAATTTCTCGACAGCACAAGCCGAAGAGTTACGCAGTGCCCTTGCAAAATTCAAAGAATCCGGAAAAAAAATCTATACTTTTGCTTATGGTTTTGGAGATGGGAGCAACGGAACAGCAGCTTATTATCTTGCATCAATATCCGATAAAATATTTATGCAACCCCATGGCACCGTTAGTATCCTTGGGGCCTCCTTGGAATCTTATTTTCTGAAAGATCTCCTTGACGACTTTAACATTACAGTTCAAGCTGCACGTCGCGAAAACTACAAGGGAGTTATTGATCAAATGACGCGCGCTGATTTTACACCCGAGGTTAAAGAAAATCTATCTCATCTTGTTCAGTCTGTCGTAGAAACAGTTCAGAAAAGTACTGCCAGTTCACGAAAAATAGAGTTAACAACGTTTGTTAGCTTGATGAATACCGCCCCCCACGGCGACCAATCAGCCGTCAAAGAAAAACTACTTGATGAGTTAATTTACCGCGACCAAATCCGAGAGAAAATCGGCGCAGAAATTGAAGGCAAGCCATCTTTTGTCACAGCAAAAGGCTATTCATCAAACATGAAACGCCCCATTGCAAAAAATAAGATTGGCGTCATCTTTCTTGATTCTGATGTTACAACATCAGGCGTTACAGCACTCAATATGAACGATCCCTACTCACCCGATGCACTGGATAAAGCTTTTGAATTTGCAACAAAAGAAGATGGGGTCAAAGTTGTTTTGTTCCGAGTCAATACACCTGGCGGTGCTGTTAGTGGCGCAGAAACAATCTATCGTGCTGTAAAAAGAACCATAGACAAAGGTATTCCTGTTATTATTTCCATGGGAACAGTGGCCGCATCTGCAGGATATTACATGTCAGCACCAGCCACGAAAATTTTTGCCAACAAAACAACGATTACAGGATCCATTGGCGTTGCAATGGCAAAACCAAGCATTGACAAAGCGACAGCCATGTACGGGATTACATGGGATCGGGTTACTGTCGGCGATAATGCCGGGATGTGGTCTATGACAAAGGAATTTAATGAAAATGAGCTAAAATTCATCGACGAAAACATTGACCAATTCTACCATCACTTTGTTTCTACTGTTGCAGATGGACGGAAAATGCCTGTTGATAAAGCCTTATCCATTGCCGGCGGTCGTGTATGGTCAGGACTAGACGCAAAACAAAATGGTTTAGTTGATGAAATTGGTGGTTTTTTCGAAGCTTTTGAAGAAGCTAAAAAAATTGCCGATGTCAAAGAGGGTGAAGACCCAAATGTTGTTATTTTCAACAAGGTTAACCCAGGTATTCCCTTGTTATTTTCACTTTTGGGTGATGAAGTTAAATTCCAACTGAATACCTTGTTCCTAAAACATTTACAAACAGGTTTACAGGCAAAGTTAAACTATAAAATTCAATGA
- a CDS encoding DUF1328 domain-containing protein: protein MLHYAVVFFIIALIAGFFGFFGISGAAIEIARILFFVFLILFIVSFIFGRRRL, encoded by the coding sequence ATGTTACATTATGCAGTTGTTTTTTTCATCATAGCACTGATTGCGGGTTTCTTTGGGTTCTTTGGCATTTCTGGCGCTGCTATTGAGATTGCTCGAATACTTTTCTTTGTATTCCTTATTTTGTTTATTGTCTCATTTATCTTTGGACGACGCAGACTCTAA
- a CDS encoding tyrosine recombinase XerC → MQTITDKWIHHLSIIKRFSNHTTNSYSHDISQFLSFMANHLNINITTELFSQLSPQDIRAWLADRHQRNYSSRSTARALSALRSFCKFCSKYHDINLESLSAIKSPRVKKTLPRPLTIEQSIQLVNNIELMADDTWIGQRNKAFFMLLYGTGLRISEALSLKGDVLHNSGQINVVGKGGKARVVPILDTITKEIQAYVESCPYKITSKTYLFLGKRGDVLSATVAQKALRDYRRSMGLPDSVTPHALRHTCASHLMNESSELRGIQELLGHACLSSTQIYTNLDQQKIIETFKNAHPRGKSNHL, encoded by the coding sequence ATGCAAACCATTACCGATAAATGGATTCATCATCTATCAATCATAAAAAGGTTTTCCAACCACACAACAAATAGTTATAGCCATGATATTAGCCAGTTCCTATCTTTTATGGCGAACCACCTTAACATAAACATCACAACGGAACTCTTCTCTCAGTTATCCCCTCAAGATATTCGCGCTTGGCTCGCAGATCGTCATCAAAGAAATTATTCCTCGCGATCAACTGCCAGAGCCTTGTCAGCACTCAGAAGTTTCTGCAAGTTTTGCTCTAAATATCATGACATCAACTTAGAATCACTTTCAGCTATTAAGTCACCGCGTGTAAAAAAAACACTGCCACGCCCACTAACCATTGAACAGTCGATTCAACTGGTAAATAACATCGAACTAATGGCTGATGATACCTGGATCGGTCAACGCAACAAAGCTTTTTTCATGCTACTTTACGGAACAGGATTACGAATTAGTGAAGCTTTATCCTTAAAAGGCGATGTCTTACATAATTCAGGACAAATTAACGTTGTCGGCAAAGGGGGAAAAGCAAGAGTGGTCCCGATTCTGGACACCATTACCAAAGAAATTCAAGCATACGTTGAATCTTGCCCGTACAAAATAACCTCAAAAACCTATCTATTCCTAGGTAAACGAGGTGATGTTCTGAGCGCAACTGTTGCCCAGAAAGCCCTGAGAGATTACCGCCGGTCCATGGGTCTACCAGACTCTGTAACACCTCATGCCCTAAGACATACATGCGCGAGCCATCTCATGAATGAAAGCTCTGAATTAAGAGGCATCCAAGAATTATTAGGCCATGCATGCCTTTCATCAACCCAGATTTATACAAACCTTGACCAACAAAAAATCATCGAAACATTTAAAAATGCTCACCCTAGAGGCAAGTCTAATCATCTTTAG
- the hemC gene encoding hydroxymethylbilane synthase — translation MKSLRIGTRGSPLALKQASLACEALEKIGIHVSKTIIISTTGDQITDRSLCDIGGKGLFAKELQTALLKGEIDVAVHSLKDLEWHFPKGLHLKAVLEREDPRDCFISTRYKHIEELPPNAMIGTCAPRRTAQLRHRNPSIIPIPLRGNIQTRLNKLEELGLDGIILAAAGLHRLNMHHVITHYLDPEYMIPAAGQGAIALECRLNDQETNHILNLVNHQETWDCITAEKAVLAKINGTCHTPIGVYAIKDNRDILTATTFFEDDGIVKYALVDGHNPIEIADETVRRLLG, via the coding sequence ATGAAATCTCTTCGCATTGGCACTCGCGGCAGCCCCCTTGCCCTTAAACAGGCATCGCTAGCCTGCGAAGCCTTAGAAAAAATAGGCATTCATGTCTCTAAGACTATTATTATCTCGACAACAGGCGATCAAATCACTGATCGTTCGCTCTGTGATATTGGCGGAAAGGGGCTATTTGCAAAAGAGTTGCAAACTGCCCTTTTAAAAGGTGAGATTGACGTTGCCGTACATTCACTCAAAGACCTGGAATGGCACTTCCCCAAAGGGTTGCACCTTAAGGCTGTCCTAGAACGTGAAGACCCTCGAGATTGCTTTATCTCAACACGCTATAAACATATCGAAGAACTTCCGCCGAATGCTATGATTGGAACGTGCGCCCCTCGACGCACAGCACAATTGCGACATCGTAACCCATCAATTATTCCGATCCCTTTGCGTGGCAATATACAGACACGCCTTAACAAACTGGAAGAATTAGGTCTCGATGGTATTATCCTTGCCGCAGCAGGCCTCCATCGGCTGAATATGCACCATGTGATCACGCACTATTTGGATCCGGAATATATGATCCCAGCAGCAGGCCAAGGCGCGATTGCTCTTGAATGCCGCCTCAACGATCAAGAAACGAATCATATTCTCAATCTTGTTAATCACCAAGAAACATGGGATTGTATAACCGCAGAAAAAGCAGTTCTTGCCAAAATTAATGGAACCTGCCATACACCAATTGGTGTATATGCAATCAAAGACAATCGTGATATACTGACAGCAACAACATTCTTTGAAGATGATGGGATTGTAAAATATGCCTTAGTTGATGGGCACAACCCCATTGAAATAGCTGATGAAACCGTACGGAGACTCCTCGGATGA
- a CDS encoding uroporphyrinogen-III synthase: MTYVLLTRPEEDCQEIQSKTIVPTLSSPLLKVQQSVDTVNIPKKTTDLIVTSARVFEMVKNLKEMTKIPVWCVGEATAVAAKESGFETIFQVNRSAQEILERIVNECPKETSHFVHICGSVVHVDLADALTKLGYHASRIVIYTTEAADSLTPEAEAIMSAGLVQQMPFFSLRTAEVFIDIARKSEWAENLSKITALAHSEAIARSLNQLSWKRVIVVPDLSAERIQEYYIRSGDSTMKKANTLLTLVFIAGVAGITSVAVQLVWPSPNQKPDPVNLAPLLEKIETLNATIVSVKTKQNEIDSLRDKIATLEEKITTPHQQQDTPAENPPKEQSPPKDLTQNLEQLRHQILHGLVSPETLATANQLLPHDQLLGQSILSIRDLKDKLQHLPDLMDEVAVDAKPSIGEKATEILGLNIRKTQESPLKKQALDDLNQGKFSFIVDLEKKTLSPDWVQWLNSCKATEQAINTVSSILDQKENN, encoded by the coding sequence ATGACATATGTATTGCTAACCCGACCCGAAGAAGATTGCCAAGAAATTCAATCTAAAACAATTGTACCAACCCTAAGTTCGCCACTGCTTAAAGTTCAGCAATCTGTGGATACAGTCAATATTCCCAAGAAAACAACGGACCTTATTGTTACGTCAGCTCGCGTCTTTGAAATGGTCAAAAACCTCAAAGAAATGACTAAAATTCCGGTCTGGTGTGTGGGGGAAGCAACGGCTGTCGCGGCAAAAGAAAGCGGATTTGAAACCATATTCCAAGTCAATCGTTCCGCACAGGAAATTCTGGAACGGATTGTTAACGAATGCCCAAAAGAAACATCACATTTCGTCCATATCTGTGGCTCGGTTGTTCACGTTGATCTGGCAGATGCCTTAACAAAACTAGGATACCATGCTAGCCGAATCGTGATTTATACAACAGAAGCAGCCGACTCTTTAACGCCTGAAGCAGAAGCAATTATGTCAGCGGGACTGGTTCAACAGATGCCTTTTTTCTCTCTGAGAACTGCAGAAGTCTTTATTGATATTGCAAGAAAAAGTGAGTGGGCAGAAAACCTATCAAAAATAACAGCACTAGCCCACAGCGAGGCTATTGCTCGATCATTAAACCAACTCAGTTGGAAACGCGTTATTGTTGTACCGGATTTATCTGCGGAACGCATCCAAGAATACTATATTCGATCAGGGGACTCTACGATGAAAAAAGCGAATACACTCTTGACTTTAGTTTTTATAGCGGGCGTTGCAGGAATAACGTCCGTTGCCGTACAATTGGTTTGGCCAAGTCCCAATCAGAAACCTGACCCCGTAAACCTTGCCCCCCTCCTTGAAAAGATTGAAACCTTAAACGCCACAATTGTATCTGTAAAAACCAAACAAAACGAAATAGATAGCCTCCGAGACAAAATCGCAACGCTTGAGGAAAAAATAACAACTCCCCATCAACAACAAGATACACCAGCGGAAAACCCTCCTAAAGAACAATCTCCCCCCAAAGATCTTACTCAGAATTTAGAGCAACTTCGTCATCAAATTCTCCATGGTCTAGTCAGTCCTGAGACACTAGCAACAGCAAATCAGCTTTTACCCCATGATCAATTATTAGGCCAGTCAATCCTATCCATCCGTGACCTCAAAGATAAATTACAACACCTCCCGGACCTTATGGATGAAGTTGCTGTGGATGCAAAACCGTCCATTGGAGAAAAAGCAACCGAAATACTCGGGCTCAACATACGAAAGACGCAAGAATCCCCACTCAAAAAACAAGCATTAGACGATCTTAACCAAGGAAAATTTTCGTTTATTGTCGATTTAGAAAAGAAAACACTATCACCTGACTGGGTTCAGTGGCTAAATTCTTGTAAAGCAACAGAACAAGCCATCAATACCGTGTCATCCATCCTAGATCAAAAGGAGAATAATTAA